One Mycolicibacterium crocinum DNA window includes the following coding sequences:
- the cmk gene encoding (d)CMP kinase, with the protein MSRCVVAVDGPAGTGKSSVSRGLARALGAHYLDTGAMYRLVTLAILRARIDLADAEAIAAASDVPLSVGSDPDVDRAFLGDEDVSAEIRGDEVTRAVSAVSAVPQVRTRMVAMQRELASGTDSVVVEGRDIGTVVLPDADVKIFLTASAETRARRRNDQNIAVGLPDAYETVLADVIRRDHLDSTRAVSPLRPAEDAIIVDTSDMTQDEVVGHLLDLVEKRSGAVR; encoded by the coding sequence GTGAGCCGATGCGTGGTGGCGGTCGACGGACCCGCTGGGACCGGAAAGTCCTCGGTGTCACGAGGATTGGCCCGTGCACTCGGCGCGCACTATCTGGACACCGGTGCGATGTACCGGCTCGTGACGCTGGCGATCCTGCGTGCCCGCATCGATCTGGCCGACGCTGAGGCTATCGCGGCGGCCTCCGATGTCCCGCTGTCGGTGGGCTCTGACCCGGATGTCGACCGGGCTTTCCTTGGCGACGAGGACGTGTCGGCCGAAATCCGTGGCGACGAGGTCACCCGCGCGGTGTCCGCGGTGTCGGCGGTCCCGCAGGTGCGCACCAGGATGGTCGCCATGCAGCGCGAATTGGCTTCGGGGACAGACAGTGTCGTCGTCGAAGGGCGAGACATTGGTACGGTTGTGCTTCCGGATGCCGACGTGAAGATCTTTCTGACCGCCTCGGCCGAGACGCGGGCGCGCCGGCGGAATGATCAGAACATCGCCGTCGGGCTGCCCGATGCGTACGAGACGGTGCTGGCGGATGTGATCCGGCGCGATCATCTGGACTCGACCCGCGCGGTGTCCCCGCTGCGCCCGGCCGAGGACGCCATCATCGTCGATACCAGTGACATGACCCAGGACGAGGTGGTGGGCCACCTGCTCGATCTGGTCGAAAAGCGAAGTGGTGCAGTGCGATGA
- a CDS encoding sulfite exporter TauE/SafE family protein — MIVIVLAGMGAGAINSLVGSGTLITFPTLVTLGFPPVTATMSNAIGLVAGGVSGTWGYRKELGGQWDRLRWQIPASLIGAAIGAFLLLHLPEKVFTQIVPVLLILALVLVVIGPRIQAYARSRAEAAGRSAEHVSPKRMVALVAGTFAVGIYGGYFTAAQGILLIGVMGALLPEDMQRMNAAKNLLSLLVNIVAAVGYTVVAFDRVSWEAAGLIAVGSLVGGWLGAHYGRRLSPNVLRAVIVVVGLIGLYRLLTV, encoded by the coding sequence ATGATCGTGATCGTCCTGGCCGGGATGGGGGCCGGCGCGATCAATTCACTGGTCGGGTCGGGCACCTTGATCACCTTCCCGACGCTGGTGACTCTCGGCTTCCCACCCGTGACGGCGACGATGTCGAACGCGATCGGCCTGGTTGCCGGCGGGGTGTCGGGGACGTGGGGCTATCGCAAGGAGCTCGGCGGCCAGTGGGATCGACTGCGCTGGCAGATCCCGGCATCGCTGATCGGGGCGGCGATCGGGGCGTTCCTGCTGCTGCACCTGCCGGAAAAGGTCTTCACCCAGATCGTGCCGGTGCTGTTGATCTTGGCACTGGTGCTGGTCGTGATCGGGCCGCGGATCCAGGCCTATGCGCGCTCACGCGCGGAGGCCGCGGGGCGGTCGGCCGAGCACGTGTCACCCAAGCGGATGGTCGCGCTGGTGGCCGGGACGTTCGCGGTCGGCATCTATGGCGGCTACTTCACCGCCGCGCAGGGCATCCTGCTGATCGGCGTGATGGGCGCACTGCTGCCCGAGGACATGCAGCGGATGAATGCGGCCAAGAATCTGCTGTCGCTGCTGGTGAACATTGTCGCGGCGGTCGGCTACACCGTGGTGGCGTTCGACCGGGTGAGCTGGGAAGCGGCCGGTCTGATCGCCGTCGGGTCGCTGGTCGGCGGATGGTTGGGCGCGCACTACGGCCGGCGACTGTCGCCGAACGTGCTGCGCGCGGTCATCGTGGTGGTGGGCCTGATCGGTCTGTACCGGCTGTTGACGGTGTGA
- a CDS encoding group I intron-associated PD-(D/E)XK endonuclease — protein sequence MAAAWFELCGYHVSWPLEPSRYDLLAWIGDFARRIQVKTTTVKQGASWTVWLSNTGRTRRTYDPDEIDYFFVIDGDFNYYLIPIAAVGGLTAIQLSAYREYLVQRETVTPSTAGTDRSGPPPR from the coding sequence ATGGCTGCCGCATGGTTTGAGCTCTGCGGTTACCACGTCTCATGGCCACTCGAGCCTTCCCGCTACGACTTACTTGCCTGGATCGGGGACTTCGCACGCCGCATCCAAGTGAAGACGACCACGGTGAAGCAAGGAGCCTCGTGGACCGTGTGGCTCTCAAACACGGGTAGAACACGCAGAACCTACGACCCCGACGAGATCGACTACTTTTTCGTGATCGACGGCGACTTCAATTACTACCTGATCCCTATCGCTGCGGTCGGCGGCCTGACCGCGATACAGCTGTCCGCCTATCGCGAATATCTCGTGCAGCGCGAGACGGTCACACCGTCAACAGCCGGTACAGACCGATCAGGCCCACCACCACGATGA
- the der gene encoding ribosome biogenesis GTPase Der, which produces MSEDGTWSDESEWELSDDGFDDEDEALAPPPVVAVVGRPNVGKSTLVNRILGRREAVVQDLPGVTRDRVSYDASWIGRRFVVQDTGGWEPDAKGLQQLVAEQASVAMQTADAVILVVDATVGATAGDEAAARILRRSGKPVFLAANKVDNEKGEADAAALWSLGLGEPHPISAMHGRGVADLLDQVVEALPTASEVAPAAGGPRRVALVGKPNVGKSSLLNRLVGAERSVVHDVAGTTVDPVDSLIELGGKTWRFVDTAGLRRRVGQASGHEFYASVRTHSAIDAAEVVIVLIDASQPLTEQDQRVLSMVIEAGRALVLAFNKWDLVDEDRRYLLDKEIDRELSQLQWAPRVNISAKSGRAVQKLVPAMETSLASWDARISTGQLNTWIKEVVAATPPPVRGGKQPRILFATQATARPPTFVLFTSGFLEAGYRRFLERRLRETFGFDGTPIRINVRVREKRKLKPR; this is translated from the coding sequence ATGAGCGAGGACGGCACGTGGTCTGACGAAAGCGAATGGGAGCTTTCCGATGACGGGTTCGACGACGAGGATGAGGCCCTTGCACCGCCGCCGGTGGTGGCGGTGGTGGGTCGCCCCAACGTCGGCAAGTCCACCTTGGTCAACCGGATCCTCGGCCGGCGCGAGGCCGTCGTGCAGGACCTGCCGGGGGTGACCCGCGACCGGGTGTCCTACGACGCCTCCTGGATCGGCCGGCGGTTTGTCGTGCAGGACACCGGCGGGTGGGAGCCCGACGCCAAGGGCTTGCAGCAGTTGGTTGCCGAGCAGGCCTCGGTGGCGATGCAGACCGCCGACGCGGTGATACTCGTGGTCGACGCGACGGTCGGTGCGACCGCCGGTGACGAGGCGGCGGCGCGTATCTTGCGCCGGTCGGGTAAGCCAGTGTTCTTGGCGGCCAACAAGGTTGACAACGAGAAGGGCGAGGCCGACGCGGCCGCGCTGTGGTCGCTGGGGCTGGGGGAGCCGCACCCGATCAGCGCGATGCACGGTCGCGGGGTGGCTGATCTGCTCGACCAGGTTGTTGAAGCGCTGCCGACCGCGTCCGAGGTGGCTCCTGCTGCCGGTGGACCGCGACGGGTTGCGTTGGTGGGCAAGCCCAACGTCGGCAAGAGTTCGCTGCTGAACCGGCTGGTGGGCGCGGAGCGTTCCGTGGTGCACGACGTCGCGGGCACGACCGTCGACCCGGTCGACTCGTTGATCGAATTGGGCGGCAAGACATGGCGTTTCGTCGACACCGCCGGGTTGCGCCGACGGGTCGGGCAGGCCAGCGGACATGAGTTCTATGCCTCGGTGCGCACACACAGCGCGATCGACGCCGCCGAGGTGGTGATCGTGTTGATCGATGCGTCGCAACCGCTGACCGAACAGGACCAGCGAGTGCTGTCGATGGTGATCGAGGCGGGCCGGGCGCTGGTGCTCGCGTTCAACAAATGGGACCTCGTGGACGAAGACCGGCGTTATCTGCTGGACAAGGAAATCGACCGCGAGTTGTCGCAGTTGCAGTGGGCGCCCCGGGTGAATATCTCGGCGAAGAGCGGTCGCGCCGTGCAGAAACTGGTGCCGGCGATGGAGACCTCACTGGCGTCCTGGGACGCCCGCATCTCGACGGGGCAGCTCAACACCTGGATCAAGGAAGTGGTGGCGGCGACCCCGCCGCCGGTGCGTGGTGGTAAACAACCGCGGATCCTGTTCGCCACCCAGGCCACCGCCCGTCCGCCGACGTTTGTGCTGTTCACCAGCGGTTTTCTGGAGGCCGGCTATCGACGGTTCCTGGAGCGGCGGCTGCGTGAGACGTTCGGTTTCGACGGCACCCCGATCCGGATCAATGTGCGGGTGCGGGAGAAACGCAAGCTCAAGCCGCGTTGA
- a CDS encoding nitroreductase family protein: MSEIPSTDEALANLSMPLLDAMMTQRAIRRVKPDPVDDAIVVKCIELALRAPTGSNGQNWEFIVVKDQKVKDQLGKRYRQPWSIYGALGRRQAANDESMLKILKAVEWQVDHFSEIPVLVIPCLRGGTRVPYVPTPFVGETSYFGSIYPSVQNLLLAARAMGLGASLITMPLWNVTSARKILGLPLSVTPICVVPLGWPRGRYGPTTRKPVEEVVHFDTYGNRGLTR, from the coding sequence ATGAGCGAGATTCCGAGTACCGACGAGGCGCTGGCCAACCTCTCCATGCCCCTGCTCGACGCGATGATGACTCAGCGAGCCATCCGGCGGGTCAAACCCGACCCGGTCGACGACGCGATCGTCGTCAAATGCATCGAACTCGCGCTGCGAGCACCCACCGGATCCAACGGTCAGAACTGGGAGTTCATCGTCGTCAAGGATCAAAAGGTCAAAGACCAACTCGGCAAGCGCTACCGCCAACCCTGGTCGATCTACGGAGCGCTCGGCAGACGGCAAGCGGCCAACGATGAGTCGATGCTGAAGATCCTGAAGGCCGTCGAGTGGCAGGTCGACCATTTCAGCGAGATCCCAGTCCTGGTGATCCCCTGCCTGCGCGGCGGCACTCGCGTGCCCTACGTCCCGACACCGTTCGTCGGCGAGACGTCCTACTTCGGGTCGATCTACCCCAGCGTGCAGAACCTGCTGCTCGCGGCCAGAGCCATGGGCCTGGGCGCATCGCTGATCACCATGCCGCTGTGGAACGTCACCTCGGCGCGGAAGATCCTCGGCCTACCGCTGTCGGTGACACCGATCTGTGTGGTCCCCCTCGGCTGGCCGCGCGGCCGCTACGGCCCGACAACTCGCAAACCCGTCGAGGAAGTCGTCCACTTCGACACCTACGGGAACCGCGGCCTCACGCGTTAG
- the scpB gene encoding SMC-Scp complex subunit ScpB, with protein sequence MTDDAADVSDVDLGSDAESDLGIDVAHAEMDDDELARVLEALLLVVDTPVNAETLASVTEQPVYRITAKLETMAAELAERDSGIDLREAGGGWRMYTRARFAPYVERLLLDGSRSKLTRAALETLAVVAYRQPVTRARVSAVRGVNVDAVIRTLVARGLITEAGTDEDTGATTFATTELFLERLGLSSLGDLPDIAPLLPDVDVIDDLSENLDDEPRFAKLSGGSSGEEPASFDVDTDA encoded by the coding sequence ATGACCGACGACGCAGCCGACGTATCCGACGTGGATCTGGGGTCCGACGCGGAGTCCGATCTGGGTATCGACGTCGCCCACGCCGAAATGGACGACGACGAACTGGCCCGGGTGTTGGAGGCGCTGCTGCTGGTGGTGGACACCCCGGTCAACGCCGAGACCCTGGCTTCGGTGACCGAGCAGCCGGTGTATCGGATCACCGCCAAGTTGGAGACCATGGCCGCGGAGTTGGCCGAGCGTGACAGCGGTATCGACCTGCGGGAGGCCGGCGGAGGCTGGCGGATGTACACCCGGGCCCGGTTCGCGCCATATGTGGAGCGACTGCTGCTGGATGGGTCGCGCTCGAAGCTGACCAGGGCGGCATTGGAGACGCTCGCGGTCGTCGCCTACCGGCAGCCCGTCACCCGCGCTCGGGTCAGCGCGGTGCGCGGCGTCAACGTCGATGCGGTGATCCGCACCTTGGTGGCCCGCGGGTTGATCACCGAGGCGGGCACCGACGAGGACACCGGTGCGACGACGTTCGCCACCACCGAGTTGTTCCTCGAGCGGCTCGGCCTGTCGTCGCTGGGCGACCTGCCTGACATTGCACCGCTGCTTCCCGATGTCGACGTGATCGACGATCTGAGTGAAAACCTGGACGACGAGCCACGTTTCGCCAAACTGTCCGGTGGCTCGTCTGGCGAGGAACCGGCCTCTTTCGATGTGGACACCGATGCCTGA
- a CDS encoding pseudouridine synthase — MPEPEGVRLQKVLSQAGVASRRVAERMITDGRVEVDGRIVTELGTRVDPANADIRVDGARIVLDDSMMYLAINKPVGMHSTMSDDRGRPCIGDLVEHRVRGNKNLFHVGRLDADTEGLLLLTNDGELAHRLMHPSFEVPKTYLATVTGSVSKGLGKTLRAGIELDDGPVAVDDFAVVDAVPGKTLVRVTLHEGRKRIVRRLLAAAGYPVEALVRISIGEVTLGEQRPGSIRALTRKEVGDLYKAVGL; from the coding sequence ATGCCTGAGCCAGAGGGAGTACGGCTGCAGAAAGTGCTGTCGCAGGCGGGCGTCGCCTCGCGGCGGGTGGCCGAGCGGATGATCACCGACGGCCGGGTGGAGGTCGACGGGCGCATCGTCACCGAGTTGGGGACTCGGGTCGATCCGGCCAACGCCGACATCCGGGTGGACGGCGCACGCATCGTCCTGGACGACTCGATGATGTACCTGGCGATCAACAAGCCCGTCGGCATGCATTCGACGATGTCGGACGACCGCGGGCGGCCGTGCATCGGTGATCTGGTGGAGCATCGAGTCCGCGGCAACAAGAATCTGTTTCACGTCGGTCGACTGGACGCCGACACCGAAGGTCTGCTGCTGCTGACCAATGACGGCGAGCTGGCGCACCGGTTGATGCATCCCTCGTTCGAGGTGCCGAAGACGTACCTGGCGACCGTAACCGGTTCGGTATCAAAGGGTTTGGGTAAGACGCTGCGCGCCGGTATCGAACTCGACGACGGCCCGGTCGCGGTCGACGACTTCGCGGTGGTCGATGCGGTGCCGGGAAAGACATTGGTGCGGGTGACGCTGCACGAGGGTCGTAAGCGCATCGTGCGCCGGCTACTGGCGGCGGCGGGCTATCCGGTGGAGGCGCTGGTGCGGATCAGCATCGGTGAGGTGACGTTGGGGGAGCAGCGGCCGGGCAGTATCCGTGCGTTGACCCGCAAGGAAGTGGGCGATCTGTACAAGGCGGTAGGGCTGTGA